A genomic region of Fervidobacterium gondwanense DSM 13020 contains the following coding sequences:
- a CDS encoding ABC transporter substrate-binding protein, with protein MRRFLAILAVLVAVVLFADLPGGIPRSETFIANALTGRAANPTNFNVWATWVWQDRGIQNLLLEPLWCVEYATGKIINALAASGPVYSKDLTEVTFKLRKGVYWSDGVPFTADDVIYTVELAKKIEGMGYHDQMMQVVQITKIDDYTVKFKLKEPNGRFHTYWLDRWGALRPLPKHVFEKVKDPLTFNFYPPVGTGPYVLKDVDQGGYWTLWERRSDWQRTPTGMIYGMPQPKYVLFIASGTVEQQILSMAQHQLDAADLTIAGMLAVMQRVNTARAWRKDFPWTVNIDPCITGLAFNTAVKPFDNKDVRWALTLAIDIVEYAANSFDGAVTLSPIHIPLTKAYYDMFYLRMDSWLRNFEIDLGGGKKFKPYDPTAGTRLAEYAKKRGYNVPSDPAEVRRVFGPGWWKYAPDVAEQLLIKNGFKRDKNGKWLLPDGTPWKITIITTTNPAHPSYRNAFAASQAWKNFGIDVTVMTTDALATMGQKGEFQVSTDWPAGEPWGAGADLFRVLEPFLSDYKAAIGENAPWGNYMRWSNPAMDEIIKKLRVTSTDDTSNLISLGIEGLKLLVAEMPGIPTFNYPGVIVWDEYYWTNFPGAENMYSQPYHHWPNFKYMLPFLKPTGKK; from the coding sequence ATGAGGCGGTTCTTGGCTATTTTGGCGGTTCTTGTTGCAGTTGTATTGTTTGCAGACTTACCAGGGGGAATTCCGAGAAGTGAGACATTCATAGCTAATGCATTAACAGGAAGAGCAGCTAACCCCACGAATTTCAACGTATGGGCAACTTGGGTGTGGCAGGACAGGGGAATTCAGAACTTGTTGCTCGAGCCACTCTGGTGTGTTGAATACGCTACAGGAAAGATCATCAACGCACTCGCAGCGAGTGGACCAGTGTACAGTAAGGACTTGACTGAAGTAACGTTCAAGTTGAGAAAAGGCGTTTACTGGAGCGATGGAGTGCCTTTTACTGCCGATGATGTTATTTACACAGTTGAGCTTGCGAAAAAGATTGAGGGTATGGGATATCACGACCAGATGATGCAGGTTGTTCAAATCACTAAGATCGATGACTACACGGTGAAGTTCAAATTGAAGGAACCAAACGGAAGGTTCCACACGTATTGGCTCGATAGGTGGGGTGCTTTGAGACCACTTCCAAAGCATGTGTTTGAGAAGGTTAAAGACCCACTCACGTTTAATTTCTATCCTCCAGTTGGTACAGGTCCGTACGTGCTTAAGGATGTGGATCAAGGCGGTTATTGGACGTTGTGGGAAAGAAGAAGCGACTGGCAGAGGACACCGACGGGCATGATTTATGGTATGCCACAGCCAAAGTACGTACTGTTCATTGCAAGCGGTACGGTCGAGCAACAGATCCTTTCCATGGCTCAGCACCAGCTCGATGCAGCGGACCTTACGATCGCCGGTATGCTGGCTGTTATGCAACGTGTGAATACTGCAAGAGCTTGGAGAAAAGATTTTCCATGGACTGTCAATATTGACCCATGTATAACGGGGCTTGCTTTCAACACTGCTGTAAAACCATTTGACAACAAGGATGTGCGCTGGGCGCTAACTTTGGCTATAGATATCGTTGAATATGCTGCTAATTCATTCGACGGCGCTGTAACGTTGAGCCCAATTCACATTCCACTTACAAAGGCATACTACGATATGTTTTATCTGAGAATGGATTCATGGCTCAGGAATTTTGAAATTGACCTCGGAGGCGGCAAGAAGTTCAAACCATACGACCCAACTGCTGGAACGAGATTGGCTGAGTACGCCAAAAAGAGGGGATACAATGTTCCAAGCGATCCAGCAGAGGTCAGGCGAGTATTCGGACCTGGATGGTGGAAATATGCACCGGACGTTGCAGAGCAACTGCTGATTAAGAATGGATTCAAGAGAGATAAGAATGGAAAGTGGCTCTTACCGGATGGTACGCCGTGGAAGATAACGATAATTACTACGACTAACCCGGCACACCCATCGTACAGAAATGCATTTGCTGCATCACAAGCTTGGAAGAACTTCGGAATCGATGTAACAGTTATGACAACGGATGCCTTGGCAACAATGGGGCAGAAAGGTGAGTTCCAAGTCAGCACAGATTGGCCCGCAGGAGAGCCGTGGGGTGCCGGTGCCGATTTGTTCCGCGTTCTCGAACCGTTCTTGTCTGATTACAAGGCAGCTATTGGCGAGAATGCACCGTGGGGTAACTACATGAGATGGTCCAATCCAGCGATGGATGAGATTATAAAGAAACTCAGAGTCACCTCGACTGACGATACTTCAAACCTTATTAGTTTAGGAATTGAGGGTCTCAAGTTGTTAGTAGCGGAAATGCCTGGCATACCAACGTTCAACTATCCTGGCGTTATAGTTTGGGACGAATACTACTGGACGAACTTCCCAGGCGCAGAAAATATGTACTCACAGCCGTATCACCACTGGCCAAACTTCAAGTATATGTTACCATTCTTGAAACCTACCGGGAAGAAATAA
- a CDS encoding M48 family metallopeptidase encodes MHKNTRKISIYIDYDGTLKISVPKSMTEKELEQFLKRKESEIKKLVESFSAQKSAFTSKNAILYFGEERKIILNGDSNVPLRYVNGTFFLNPRYVDDANKLAIWWLRKQAEEYLPKKVNEISEIMGISYKKVVVKDAKTRWGSCSTKGTISLNWRLIMAPVGIVEYVIVHELAHIAHPDHSPEFWRFVGKFVPDYRLFRNWLKKNGKSLFLWSLEITPK; translated from the coding sequence GTGCACAAAAACACCCGAAAAATCTCCATCTACATAGACTACGACGGAACGCTGAAAATCTCAGTTCCGAAGTCGATGACCGAAAAAGAGTTAGAACAATTTTTGAAGAGGAAAGAGTCTGAGATTAAGAAATTGGTCGAAAGTTTTTCCGCCCAGAAGTCTGCGTTCACGAGTAAAAATGCGATACTCTATTTCGGTGAAGAGAGAAAAATAATCTTAAACGGTGATTCAAATGTCCCATTGCGGTACGTCAATGGGACGTTCTTTTTAAATCCGCGGTACGTGGACGACGCCAACAAATTGGCAATTTGGTGGCTTAGAAAACAAGCGGAAGAATATCTGCCTAAAAAGGTTAACGAGATATCGGAGATTATGGGGATAAGCTACAAAAAAGTTGTCGTGAAAGATGCGAAAACTCGCTGGGGAAGCTGTTCCACGAAAGGAACGATTTCACTCAACTGGAGATTAATTATGGCGCCAGTGGGTATTGTTGAATACGTGATAGTCCACGAGCTTGCACATATAGCACATCCTGATCACAGCCCAGAGTTTTGGCGATTCGTTGGAAAATTTGTACCTGATTACAGATTGTTTAGAAATTGGCTTAAGAAGAATGGTAAGAGCCTCTTTTTATGGTCTTTGGAAATAACCCCAAAGTAA
- a CDS encoding acyltransferase, with the protein MISSSAKIGKNVVFGENVVVEDNVVIGDNAVIGHNVVIRKDTVIGEGCVVADNTVLGKKPFKASASATTDEKELPPLLLGKYVTVGANCVIYRGATLGDFVFVGDLASIREDVEIGEYTIIGRGVAVENKTKIGKYVKIETNAYITAISTIEDYCFVAPGVTFTNDNFLGRTEERKKYFKGPTLRKGARIGANSTILPGIEIAEDTLVAAGSVLTRNTVPRKIYMGVPAKEYKDVPVEQLLENQSYYKG; encoded by the coding sequence ATGATATCCAGCAGTGCGAAGATAGGCAAAAACGTTGTGTTTGGTGAGAATGTTGTTGTTGAGGATAATGTCGTGATTGGGGACAACGCTGTGATCGGTCACAACGTTGTGATACGAAAGGATACAGTCATTGGTGAGGGGTGCGTTGTAGCTGACAACACAGTCCTTGGAAAGAAACCTTTCAAAGCAAGTGCGTCTGCGACAACCGATGAGAAAGAATTACCACCTTTGTTGCTTGGAAAGTACGTTACAGTCGGGGCAAATTGCGTGATTTATAGAGGAGCGACACTGGGTGATTTTGTTTTCGTCGGTGATCTGGCAAGCATTAGGGAAGATGTTGAGATCGGGGAATATACGATCATTGGTAGGGGAGTTGCTGTTGAGAATAAAACGAAAATTGGGAAATACGTAAAAATAGAGACTAACGCATATATTACAGCAATTTCGACAATCGAAGATTATTGTTTTGTAGCGCCGGGTGTCACGTTTACAAACGACAACTTCTTAGGCAGGACTGAGGAGAGAAAGAAATACTTCAAAGGTCCAACGCTGAGAAAAGGTGCTCGAATTGGCGCGAATTCTACGATATTGCCCGGCATCGAGATAGCAGAAGATACGCTCGTTGCTGCCGGGTCTGTTCTAACACGGAACACTGTTCCAAGAAAGATATACATGGGCGTTCCTGCTAAGGAATACAAAGATGTTCCGGTTGAACAATTGCTGGAAAACCAAAGCTATTATAAAGGATGA
- a CDS encoding radical SAM protein, with product MYAPLYIEKSKDGTLEKIAKELMARLEKCDICPHVCGVNRLAGQKGFCKAKAEVEISSFGPHFGEESVLVGRNGSGTIFFTHCNMRCVFCQNFTISQLGEGMKISIEELADIMLRLQNMGCHNINLVTPTHYAPQIVSAINIAAKNGLKIPIVYNCGGYERKEIITLLDGIIDIYMPDFKYGDDENARVYSGVNNYTLYAKESLIEMQRQVGDLIVDEYGIAVKGLIIRHLVLPNDIAKSEEVLRFIARNVSPKAYVNIMAQYYPTYQAHKYPEIARRITIEEYRKVLKIAKEIGPEFRLAD from the coding sequence ATGTACGCACCTTTGTATATTGAGAAGTCGAAAGATGGAACGCTTGAGAAAATTGCAAAAGAATTAATGGCTCGCCTTGAAAAGTGCGACATATGTCCACATGTCTGCGGTGTAAACCGGTTAGCAGGGCAAAAGGGTTTTTGCAAAGCAAAGGCCGAAGTAGAGATTTCAAGCTTTGGACCGCACTTTGGCGAGGAGTCTGTTTTAGTCGGGAGAAATGGTTCAGGGACGATATTCTTCACGCATTGCAACATGCGATGTGTGTTTTGTCAGAATTTTACGATTAGTCAGCTTGGAGAAGGAATGAAGATTAGCATTGAGGAACTTGCAGACATCATGCTTCGGTTGCAGAACATGGGGTGTCACAACATAAATTTAGTTACGCCAACGCATTATGCTCCGCAGATTGTGAGTGCTATCAACATTGCTGCAAAAAATGGACTGAAAATACCGATAGTCTACAACTGTGGTGGGTACGAAAGAAAGGAAATTATCACATTATTAGATGGTATAATTGATATATACATGCCAGATTTTAAGTACGGAGACGACGAAAACGCTCGTGTGTACTCTGGTGTTAATAATTACACCTTATATGCGAAAGAATCGCTTATAGAGATGCAAAGGCAAGTGGGTGATTTGATAGTCGATGAATACGGCATAGCGGTTAAAGGACTGATAATTCGGCATCTTGTGTTGCCAAACGATATTGCAAAAAGCGAAGAGGTGCTGAGATTTATTGCCCGAAACGTCTCACCGAAGGCTTATGTTAATATCATGGCACAGTATTATCCGACGTATCAAGCGCATAAATACCCTGAAATAGCAAGGAGAATAACAATAGAAGAGTACAGAAAAGTACTTAAAATTGCAAAAGAAATAGGTCCGGAATTCAGGTTGGCAGATTAA
- a CDS encoding transglutaminase domain-containing protein, whose product MINEWMKLNIEYDSSYTYKSAYATLKNRRGVCQGYALLFYRLAKAAGLQAYLVSGQGKVPGKDATALQSHAWNVVKIGSELFYVDTTWNDSMGVNAYLFFGTNQAKYSHYPETKLPGTISAKSYAEKLYEEIVRYNSSSARETFSLLYGYLVLKYDELVNYIYYMIKNGKEVLLVGEGDFIASNLSRAVNDALIYANINSVNYTYSYNYLFTSSDKKDFYIWRISFKRK is encoded by the coding sequence ATGATAAACGAATGGATGAAGCTGAATATCGAATACGATAGTTCGTATACGTACAAAAGCGCTTACGCAACGCTCAAGAACCGCAGGGGTGTGTGCCAGGGTTACGCACTGCTGTTCTATCGGTTAGCGAAAGCGGCTGGATTGCAGGCATATTTGGTAAGCGGGCAGGGGAAAGTACCAGGAAAGGATGCGACAGCTCTTCAATCGCACGCTTGGAATGTCGTGAAGATAGGCAGTGAGCTGTTCTATGTCGACACAACGTGGAACGACAGCATGGGAGTAAATGCATATTTGTTTTTCGGCACGAATCAAGCAAAGTACTCGCACTATCCGGAAACAAAGCTTCCAGGCACGATTTCTGCGAAGAGTTACGCAGAGAAGTTGTATGAGGAAATAGTCAGGTACAACAGTAGCTCTGCGAGGGAAACATTCAGTTTGCTGTATGGATATTTAGTCTTGAAATACGACGAACTGGTGAATTACATTTACTATATGATTAAGAATGGGAAGGAAGTACTCTTAGTAGGTGAAGGAGATTTTATAGCCAGTAATCTTTCAAGAGCGGTGAATGATGCATTGATTTATGCAAACATTAACAGTGTGAATTATACGTATTCATATAACTATCTGTTCACGAGCTCGGACAAGAAGGATTTTTACATTTGGAGAATTAGTTTTAAGCGAAAGTAA